From Anastrepha obliqua isolate idAnaObli1 chromosome 3, idAnaObli1_1.0, whole genome shotgun sequence:
tacaaaatgatttttttttaatattctcgaTGTCTAATTAAtacaagaaattataaaaatcagatcccatttgcaaaaatgcgaaaaatgcaAGAAGTGGTctcttttgcaaataaaaatatcaatacaaattgGATTTTAGATCGCATTAAATgattataaataatgaaaaaccaaAACCGCTAGTATagacatgtatgtgtgcatatgaaacaaactattatattatttatgtacatcTATGATCTGATGTTTCAAACTATTATATTATGTGATACAAATACATCAACGGAGAGGAGAAAAACaaaagcgaaaacaaaaacaaacactcCTGCAGTTATTTAATTGCTGCTTTGTTGATTCCAGCAAGTATGGAACTTTTCGTACATTGTACGTGTTGTTTAGTATAACGGTGCGGTTATACGTTCGGAAGAGTATAAAATTGATGAACGCTTCGAACTAATTTTGTTGGACGCCTTTTTGCTAATAcataatatgtgcatatgtatgtatgtatgtgaagtaTTATTGTATACACTAGTGAAACGAGAAAACAAAATGTCTATTACAGAAAATAACTACTGATTACATTAATCACAATTACTGTATGCATCAATGGAAATTGCAAATcagaatatattttccttcgttgaagaaaaacataaatgttgaaagttttattattataacatCTATTTTATTCGAACATGGttatgatgtatgtatgtatttacataaatatgtatgcattaataatttatttgttttactccAAACGAAGCATTAGAGTTTGCCTTCCGCAAATGTATaacatttagaattttttttatttttatgtttgaaaaattaaggctaaatatttatttgatgtgTTATCTAATTAGcggtttatttacatatttttaggtAATTTTACATACATCAACATATGAGCGCTTTTTTTAGGAccgaactaatttttaaatatatcttCTGGCAAAGCGGATATTACGCCCAAGTTAACAGCTAGCATGGTTTTAGTGCTACCATCGCTGCAGCCACTACCACTAGTTTCCATCTGCTGCATATTCATATTATCTGTAGTTGTTGCTGCCGGATTGCTTGCACTATGCTCATCGGCATCGTGCTCGTGCTCGCTAAGCATATCGACGGCGGCATTGAGGGCGCAACATCATTTGTCCCATAGCCCCAACTCCCGCATCTTGGTCTGAAAATAACGTTCTAATGAATTAGCGCAGCGATAATATTCAGTTTCTGGCGAATTATAAAAGcggcaatttgaaaaaatgcgcGCCATGTCGGCCATAAAGAGGCGTCGTGTCACATAGTAGCCTTGTTTAAGGCGTTCGCCCATCGTCTTTAAATCCATTGGATATTTTATGTGATCATAATAGTCGGGTACTTCAGCGGTGGTTACTGGGCGTAAGAATGGCCAAGCTGCTTGATGCTGACGCACCGATTGCAGAACGGCAGAGAACGACGCGGCCAATTTTTCAGGGTCGGTAGATTCTTCAAGTGGACGTGCTGTACGCTGTGCACGCATTTGCGGCTTCCAACCAATCTCTCGCAATCCTGGTATCGATTCAATGGGTATGGAGCGTAGCCCCTCTTTAAAACATGTCAAGCCAGGGCGCACTTTCTGTACCTCATTGTGGCGCTGTGCGAttaattctttcaaaatttcgCTTTGCTTGCGTATCACTTaacgaaaaaaaggaaaaaattaattctaaatGTTGAACTGAAACTAGCCGGAATTACCTGAAATAAATTGCGTATTCACGATGCTTGGATGCAATTCGCAATGCATTAGTGTAGCACCATCATACTCTTTAATAAAACCAGCATACACAGGACGCGCTAATTTTATATCCTTGGAGAATCCTTGTTTCTTAAAATAACCGATGGCATCACAGTCAGCGTAAGTTAGCAAATGTCGAATGCCATGTTTAATGCTGTAATCCTTTAGGTGATTCATCAAGTGTGTACCATAGCCTTTAACTTGTTCGGACATGGTGACGGCGCAAAACACTATCTCGGTGAAGCCCTGACTGGGAAAGGGGCGAAAGCAAATACCACCAATTGGTTGATTCTCTTTTATAAGTGCCAGTGTTTTATGTTTAGTGTCAAAAACCAACTGGCTTATGTATTCGCGCGGCATTTCAGGCAGTTGATATGCAAATACTGCTTGCAGGCCAATaagccaaaaaattgtttgcttatcCACTTGCTTTGTTAGCGAATTGCCGACCACATGGAACTCGATGGCACGCTGCTGTTCTTCTGCTTTTACGTTCTCGTCGCGGGATACGTTTACCGGAAATAGGATTTCCGCTTTATTGATCGCTTTTGATTCGGAAATAGCTTTCATAGCACGCACAACTGTCTCGTCAGAAAGATCCTCAAAGTGAGAATCACTGAAATAAAGTcagaaaaaataatacatattcTAGCAtacaaatattaagaaataaataaaaaaaatcgtacgaTTACTGGGTATTATATGGtttctttcatttcaaatttatttagtaaactaTATTAAATACTCTCCCAAACTACAAGCCCATGTACCCATATAAATACGATATTCCTTAAAGGATAAGCCCaggttttcacttttattgTCAACGAGTCTCAGTTGGTAGTTTAAAATTACGTTTCCTCAAGTAAAGaggaacataaaaaaaaacaattcagcatattttcaaacttttaatcacaatttttataacccaatgaatttttgtataaaaaagtgcaatttttttgcGGGAGCTTTGTCTTTCATACAAAACTCAATCGAGCATTCTTTATATGGggaaatgtatttatgtatttataaacgCTTATAAGAACGCTTTAGAGCTTTGGAAATGTTGAAACTAATTTGTTTtagtgaaaattaataaaataaatgagttttaagtttttttttttgaggtaaGCCAACTAATTCGATGTATCCATAGGTTACTTTATTATCTTCTTGATACTGTTGCCGTAGCCATAGCTAAAGATTATTGAGACcgataaagaaataattgcgattctgaaaaaaaataagCTTCAAAGTGagaggaaatttaaaaaacaaaaaaaaaaaaaaacatatatggcGTGAACTGCAACCAACTACAAACTTACTTTGGGCAGAAAGTCAAATTTGCGATGAGTACCGGAAATGAGCTTTTAAACGCTGCACCGTCCATCAAATAAACCAAACTAAAACAAAGCCAAGTTTGACTGAGCTTCATAAACTAAAATGGTTAGAGTTTGCACGTACTGCACGTACGCACATGTCCTGCACCCATAAGTGGCAAAATATAATTTGTCggacgaaaaaagaaaaagtatttaGACGGGCCGAACTGCTACAGCTGCTGTTGGCATGATTTAAGGAATCACCAAGTTGTACGATCGAAGCTTAATTTCGGTGGCAGCACAATAATggtatgaagagctttttccaATGATGCGACAtctatttgttttattacaatAGGAATAGGCTCTAAAAATGATGTAGATTTGTTGGAAGATGCCCTGTCATGCCCCTGATTGCTTATTATGAACGCAGTTTTAAACGAATTACATTTCTTTGATTTATTATGCAGTAACACGATTGTAACTCCGTTGAGCGTCTTTGGGATACTTTCGCTgggaaaatttatatattccAATGGAAAGCAATAAAGCAGTGAGCTTCAGATGCTATTCGTCATGCTTAGCTAGAATTTTGTGCCGGTACCATACATAAATTAGTCGACTTCatgccaaataaaattttttccgtgTACAAAATAAGCGAAGTCACACGaagtgttgaatttttttcatactaCTACTTGAAGCTTTATGACGATAACAAGCCAGAGCTTTACACATCGTATTTTCACGCCAATTGAGTGGGAAATTCAACTCGTTAATTTCGAAGTAACGCCATCTTTGGAGTTTTCAACAAGCATCAATTTCATTCTGCTTTCGGTATTACGCACATCAACTCACTTCACGGACGAGTGCAAACGTTCGAAGAAAAAAGCAATTCAACTACTATGCTGATATCACCTTGTATGAATGAGCTTTGTTCGCGCTCCAAGCTCAGTCCACCCTAATACATAAAGAAAACACAATCGCGGCATTCACTTAAGCACTCATTGTTAATTACACTTTATTTAAAGCtacaaattgtttatttttattatttgtatattcTTAATTGGTATACAAAATTGGTTCAGTTGTGATCGTTGTGAAATAGCTACAGGGTGTTTTGTAGCGTTTGTAATTTGAACgattgatttttttactttaacagTTTAAATACTAAGTGGGTCGAATTTCGTTTAAACAAAGTTatgaaaaattagaattttttctaACATAACACGTTGAACATAAATATTACACCGACCAAGCAGAGATTACTCAAGAGTTGaaacatttaataaaacttCACATTAGCGTGATTATTGCTGAAACTCgcttaattacactaaaaactaaaaaaaaagaataagagAGGTAAAGCTATACGTGGAAGCCATTTGAATcaaattttgctccatgtttaatgaaaaactttactcttttcaataaaaaaattattgtaatattcatACTCGTACACTTTTTGTTTATAgccgaattaaattaaattccaagCGCTAAATGAGCCACCCTGTAGTAAACATTATGTAAGCCAAAAGTCTatctaaaatttgaaattttctgcaATATACAAATTACCCACATACCTtctaattttcttgtttttgcgatttttcccctaaataaataaaaattgttcgaTCATTGCAAACTACAGACCATACATCGAATATGACTtcaatattaaagttttatgTTACCAACAACCTGACTGGAACTTACCCATTGGCCCGATCAATGCTTTCCTTTTTCGCTCTTTTATGAGCAGGCTCTCCAGTTCCAGTTCGTTTACTACCTGCTGCAACTCCTGTAATTGCTTCTTGCTGACGTTTACGTTGTTGTATAATAAATGCCGTGGATGGTCGAAATCCCTGGTCCCAAATTGGCGAGTCATCTTTCAATAGTTCGGATTTGAGTGCATCCAAGAATTTTGGCATTTGTGTTATAATGGACCGTTTATCAGCTGGGAAACGATCTCGTTCCGAAGAGCACTTATTTCTTAGCTGCTCTGCCATATACTTAAAAATGGTACGAAGTAAAGTTCGTCCAAATACAAGCGACGTCTCGAAATGTCGCAAAGAATTACAGAAGGCGGGTACGTGACAAAACACTAACCATCgagtataattaattttatacgtTGAGACATCTTCATGCGTGAGCCCAGTGCGACGCATAGACGGCGGTTCAAAGTtgtaatgatttaaaaaatttagaaatgttTTTGCCACCTCGGTCATCGTCTGCAACTCAGTCTGGCTTAAATGATTGTACTTGTAAAAGACGAATGAGGAAACTGCTTTAGCAATACATGGCGACTCGAATGGTGGATCACCCAATGGTCCACGAATGACAGCTTGCTGACGAGTTAGCACACATTGGCGCAGAAGGCGAAATAAGTACAGATACACTTTTTTCGTATCCTCATCTTCGACACGCTGCATTGACATGAACAAATTTTCCATATCTATAATGGCACCCAGAAGTTCGTTCATTTGTGATCCAGATATTCCATCAAGGTGAGCAATATGGTTTTGTAATGTATGTCTACAGCTGCGACATTCCTCGGTGAATTCGGGACAATATGATGAAGATTCTACATCACGGTGCCGATTTTCCTGAGGAGTCTTCCATCCAGTGCAACGGCAGCCTTCGCTCTGGCACGCGGAGTACATGGATAATTTCGCCAATTTCTGGGGAACAGGCAAGTTGAAAACCTTTTGTTTGCGAAGCTGGATACGTTGCAAACTGTTTTGCCGTGTACCTTCAGGG
This genomic window contains:
- the LOC129240885 gene encoding histone acetyltransferase KAT2B, which codes for MSGGALITLKEDANDAGGSANGGGGNSNIASNQPTSGSGNASAAPNHNANGSNGGPPEGTRQNSLQRIQLRKQKVFNLPVPQKLAKLSMYSACQSEGCRCTGWKTPQENRHRDVESSSYCPEFTEECRSCRHTLQNHIAHLDGISGSQMNELLGAIIDMENLFMSMQRVEDEDTKKVYLYLFRLLRQCVLTRQQAVIRGPLGDPPFESPCIAKAVSSFVFYKYNHLSQTELQTMTEVAKTFLNFLNHYNFEPPSMRRTGLTHEDVSTYKINYTRWLVFCHVPAFCNSLRHFETSLVFGRTLLRTIFKYMAEQLRNKCSSERDRFPADKRSIITQMPKFLDALKSELLKDDSPIWDQGFRPSTAFIIQQRKRQQEAITGVAAGSKRTGTGEPAHKRAKKESIDRANGDSHFEDLSDETVVRAMKAISESKAINKAEILFPVNVSRDENVKAEEQQRAIEFHVVGNSLTKQVDKQTIFWLIGLQAVFAYQLPEMPREYISQLVFDTKHKTLALIKENQPIGGICFRPFPSQGFTEIVFCAVTMSEQVKGYGTHLMNHLKDYSIKHGIRHLLTYADCDAIGYFKKQGFSKDIKLARPVYAGFIKEYDGATLMHCELHPSIVNTQFISVIRKQSEILKELIAQRHNEVQKVRPGLTCFKEGLRSIPIESIPGLREIGWKPQMRAQRTARPLEESTDPEKLAASFSAVLQSVRQHQAAWPFLRPVTTAEVPDYYDHIKYPMDLKTMGERLKQGYYVTRRLFMADMARIFSNCRFYNSPETEYYRCANSLERYFQTKMRELGLWDK